The following are from one region of the Streptomyces decoyicus genome:
- a CDS encoding SUKH-4 family immunity protein has translation MTEHGGAARDTDTSAGDTLSLLSAWWREVRAGREEREGRGRSQRAHLVDSSGSMGASVLKQLHQRTEGSILVDAAGRTAEEVHVEVLHRLGVDVSPANRRNWRRTLKRLDESRLVLIAHAHRAGHTRGSSEPDRLLSKTVRDLSGRKVGAIVHLTPERLPRLAEAVFHLHGRDTGEADWPIPIRALALARPRVVPLRVWAELTAALGGDPVTETVLRGVLEEFSAHLVSGEDGVAFADESLAEELRRGTADGEIARVDRHMNEWLRRISPEFRHPEGWAKSGPEGLYTATGLAMHAAQADFAEWLSSGDSEPRAALLNDLLRDGSVLAHIPQTALMDAARCAFIGDVPGNTAAGAAVRLWSYGVIPSTQPEWAAWLHVMATARGDRALAAAVAHSGVRLPWKAKWTHWRPPGGCHWRYLEPGPVDGLVEVRWQGRPAVAGIHTWDTRADIWDAATGEHLAGPWYEDIPEENHGDLSWPPGEDQGRPGPDAVGDFEDALSDEEGVHDLFLGSAPLPVGNQVILGGSGGLFAIEAAPGETFSAPHFPHLEPLSGNYASTSAVTPADSPPPGPRDLIELYGARRIHAFPEQLLPDGLTDEPTRRMLIEFGLPALSNEDGLGIYPHGDHRMSIFDEVTWPSDIDPVEEAGPFLQIGFWMGGKLVIDGPTGHVLRIPSEPGEEHLAGLPAAHSLENFLTMVALWVTGHLTKGLVEGDDEACLLPDHVLTAHKRIDPVGAEAPAWSYAFHSP, from the coding sequence ATGACGGAGCACGGCGGAGCGGCAAGGGACACCGACACCTCGGCAGGCGACACGCTTTCTCTGCTTTCCGCGTGGTGGCGTGAGGTGCGCGCCGGACGTGAAGAACGTGAGGGGCGTGGGCGAAGCCAGCGGGCTCATCTCGTCGATTCCTCGGGTTCCATGGGCGCTTCCGTGCTGAAGCAGCTTCATCAGCGCACTGAAGGAAGCATCCTGGTGGATGCTGCCGGGCGCACGGCCGAGGAAGTGCACGTCGAGGTACTCCACCGCCTCGGTGTCGACGTGTCCCCCGCGAACCGTCGAAATTGGCGTCGTACGCTCAAGAGGTTGGACGAAAGCCGCCTCGTTCTCATCGCCCATGCTCATCGGGCGGGCCATACCCGTGGTTCGTCCGAACCTGATCGCTTGCTGTCCAAGACCGTCAGAGATCTGAGTGGCCGCAAGGTCGGCGCCATCGTCCATCTCACCCCGGAAAGACTGCCCCGCCTCGCCGAGGCCGTGTTCCACCTCCACGGCCGGGATACCGGTGAGGCGGACTGGCCGATACCGATCCGCGCGTTGGCGCTGGCCCGGCCCCGCGTCGTGCCGCTGCGCGTATGGGCCGAACTCACCGCGGCGCTCGGCGGGGATCCCGTCACCGAAACCGTGCTCCGTGGCGTGCTGGAGGAATTCTCCGCCCATCTGGTGTCCGGTGAGGACGGGGTGGCCTTCGCCGATGAGAGCCTGGCGGAAGAACTGCGCCGAGGTACGGCGGACGGCGAGATCGCCCGGGTCGACCGGCACATGAACGAGTGGCTGCGGCGCATTTCCCCCGAGTTCCGCCATCCGGAGGGGTGGGCGAAATCGGGTCCTGAGGGCCTTTACACCGCCACCGGGCTTGCCATGCACGCCGCACAGGCCGACTTTGCTGAATGGCTGTCGTCCGGTGACAGCGAACCCCGGGCCGCGCTCCTCAATGACCTGCTGCGGGACGGGAGCGTGCTGGCCCATATCCCGCAGACGGCGTTGATGGATGCCGCACGCTGTGCGTTCATCGGCGATGTCCCGGGGAATACCGCCGCCGGCGCCGCGGTCCGCCTCTGGTCCTACGGCGTGATCCCCTCCACCCAGCCGGAATGGGCCGCCTGGCTGCATGTGATGGCCACTGCCCGTGGCGACCGGGCGCTTGCCGCCGCCGTCGCCCATTCCGGTGTGCGCCTGCCCTGGAAGGCGAAGTGGACGCATTGGCGACCACCGGGCGGCTGTCACTGGCGCTATCTCGAACCAGGTCCCGTCGACGGGCTGGTCGAAGTGCGCTGGCAGGGCCGCCCCGCGGTTGCGGGTATCCATACCTGGGACACCCGCGCGGACATCTGGGACGCGGCCACCGGTGAACATCTTGCCGGTCCCTGGTACGAGGACATTCCGGAGGAGAATCACGGTGACCTGTCCTGGCCTCCGGGGGAGGACCAGGGCCGTCCGGGCCCTGACGCTGTCGGCGACTTCGAGGACGCCTTGTCCGATGAGGAAGGGGTTCACGATCTGTTCCTCGGCAGTGCCCCGCTCCCCGTCGGGAATCAGGTGATCCTCGGTGGTTCAGGGGGCCTCTTCGCCATCGAGGCCGCCCCCGGAGAAACGTTCTCCGCTCCCCACTTCCCTCACCTTGAACCTCTTTCCGGAAATTACGCCTCCACCAGCGCGGTGACCCCCGCCGATTCCCCTCCCCCCGGCCCGAGAGATCTCATCGAGCTGTACGGGGCTCGTCGCATCCACGCTTTCCCGGAGCAGCTGCTGCCCGACGGGCTGACGGACGAACCGACCCGCCGCATGCTCATCGAATTCGGCCTCCCCGCACTGAGCAACGAAGACGGCCTGGGCATCTACCCGCACGGCGACCACCGCATGAGCATCTTTGACGAAGTCACCTGGCCCTCGGATATCGACCCGGTCGAGGAAGCCGGCCCCTTCCTTCAGATCGGCTTCTGGATGGGCGGCAAGCTCGTGATCGACGGCCCTACGGGCCACGTGTTGCGTATCCCGTCAGAGCCGGGTGAGGAGCACCTTGCGGGCCTGCCCGCAGCGCACAGCCTGGAGAACTTCCTCACCATGGTCGCGCTGTGGGTCACCGGCCATCTCACCAAAGGCCTCGTCGAGGGTGACGACGAGGCCTGCCTCCTGCCCGACCACGTGCTCACCGCCCACAAACGTATCGACCCGGTGGGAGCCGAAGCCCCCGCCTGGTCTTACGCCTTCCACAGTCCATGA
- a CDS encoding ArsR/SmtB family transcription factor, with protein sequence MNGEARLLAPLVPTRGYFPDFLTPAEGLLGMTDALAALRETPAGRLHEELGRLSTAGRPFPSWIRAMAEGDTRALGRLAGILQRYYEAAVAPYWPRVQSRIEADRAARGRALLDGGADRLLASLPPMMRWRPPVLEADYPVDRDLHLGGRGLLLLPSYFCRRTPVTFYNSELTPVLVYPVEHQSPRLTPQVPPERSLGRLVGQTRSEILQGIGVGCTTSELARRADVSLASASQHATVLRDAGLLVTLRQGNAVLHTLTPLGAALLRGARPAEAATYERLG encoded by the coding sequence TTGAATGGCGAAGCGCGACTGCTGGCGCCGCTCGTGCCCACCCGCGGGTATTTTCCCGATTTCCTGACGCCCGCCGAAGGGCTCCTCGGCATGACCGACGCGCTCGCCGCGCTGCGCGAGACGCCCGCCGGCCGGCTGCACGAGGAACTGGGCCGGCTCTCCACGGCCGGCCGCCCGTTCCCGTCGTGGATACGGGCGATGGCCGAGGGGGACACCCGTGCCCTCGGCCGGCTCGCCGGGATCCTCCAGCGCTACTACGAGGCGGCCGTCGCCCCGTACTGGCCGCGCGTCCAGAGCCGGATAGAGGCCGACCGGGCCGCCCGCGGACGGGCGCTGCTGGACGGCGGCGCGGACCGGCTGCTCGCCTCGCTCCCGCCGATGATGCGCTGGCGCCCGCCCGTCCTGGAGGCCGACTATCCGGTGGACCGCGATCTCCACCTCGGCGGCCGGGGGCTGTTGCTGCTGCCGTCGTACTTCTGCCGTCGCACCCCCGTCACCTTCTACAACTCGGAACTGACGCCCGTGCTGGTCTACCCCGTGGAACACCAGTCGCCGCGGCTCACACCGCAGGTCCCGCCGGAACGTTCCCTCGGCCGGCTCGTCGGCCAGACCCGCTCCGAGATACTCCAGGGCATCGGCGTCGGCTGCACCACCAGCGAGCTCGCCCGCCGCGCCGATGTCTCGCTGGCCTCCGCCAGCCAGCATGCGACGGTGCTCCGCGATGCGGGCCTGCTGGTCACCCTGCGGCAGGGCAACGCGGTGCTGCACACCCTCACCCCGCTGGGCGCGGCCCTGCTGCGCGGTGCGCGCCCGGCGGAGGCGGCGACGTACGAACGACTGGGGTGA
- a CDS encoding TauD/TfdA dioxygenase family protein — MTTLVDSALVDSAAPSAPALRPHRIPADGLYEGQRILRRTPDGWDDRPYERFEAVPQAATIGAEIRGLDLSRPLDDGLRAELNRALLEWKVLFFRGQHLSSGAQREFARNWGELETNPLLARGESKDVVRFDKAVGGVTTFENVWHTDVTFRERPALGAVLQLREVPPSGGDTMWADMAAAYDNLPPEIRARIDGARAVHDYLPGFARFYSAAQLAPFQAEFPPVEHPVVRRHPETGRRMLFVNASFTTRIVGLEEAESDRLLRLLFQQAQVPEFQVRWHWQAGDLAFWDNRATQHYAVNDYGTHRRVAERVAIAGDRPY; from the coding sequence TTGACGACTCTCGTCGATTCCGCTCTCGTCGATTCCGCGGCTCCGTCCGCCCCCGCCCTGCGCCCCCACCGCATTCCCGCCGACGGGCTGTACGAAGGGCAGCGCATCTTGCGCCGGACGCCCGACGGCTGGGACGACCGGCCGTACGAGCGCTTCGAGGCCGTGCCGCAGGCGGCCACCATCGGGGCTGAAATCCGTGGGCTGGACCTGTCCCGCCCCCTGGACGACGGCCTGCGCGCGGAGCTGAACCGGGCGTTGCTGGAGTGGAAGGTGCTGTTCTTCCGCGGGCAGCATCTGAGCTCCGGGGCGCAGCGCGAATTCGCCCGCAATTGGGGTGAGCTGGAGACCAATCCGTTGCTGGCACGGGGCGAATCGAAGGATGTGGTGCGGTTCGACAAGGCCGTCGGCGGGGTCACGACGTTCGAGAACGTATGGCACACGGATGTCACCTTCCGGGAACGGCCCGCGCTGGGCGCGGTGTTGCAACTGCGTGAGGTCCCGCCCAGCGGCGGCGACACGATGTGGGCCGATATGGCGGCGGCATACGACAATTTGCCTCCGGAAATCCGGGCACGGATCGATGGGGCGCGGGCGGTGCACGACTATCTCCCGGGTTTCGCGCGCTTCTACTCCGCGGCTCAACTCGCGCCATTCCAGGCGGAGTTCCCGCCGGTCGAACATCCGGTGGTGCGCCGGCACCCGGAGACCGGGCGGCGGATGCTGTTCGTCAACGCCTCCTTCACCACCCGGATCGTGGGCCTGGAGGAGGCGGAGAGCGACCGGCTGTTGCGGCTGTTGTTCCAGCAGGCGCAGGTGCCGGAGTTTCAGGTGCGGTGGCACTGGCAGGCGGGGGATCTCGCGTTCTGGGACAACCGCGCCACCCAGCACTATGCGGTGAACGACTACGGGACGCACCGCCGGGTCGCCGAACGGGTCGCCATCGCGGGCGATCGCCCCTACTGA
- a CDS encoding ABC transporter substrate-binding protein, with protein MTEIDRRRLLAAGGGVALAAGLATGCGSNTGRGGGGSGPEISQWYHQYGETGTERAVKRYAAAYKKAGVRVQWRPGDYDRQTAAALLTDSGPDVFEVNGPLLDQIQGGQVVDLTAEVEPVKDDFHQAVLAPKIWQDKIWGIPQAVDMQVLYYRKSLLKKAGVQPPRTLDELVDGAKKLSDKKAKGLFLGNDGGVGVLGGTPLFAAGLSLIGADGKAGFDDPAAARALGKIRQLYADKSLLLGAPTDWSDPAAFIQGLTAMQWSGLWALPQIRKALGDDFGVLPFPKDGSGGKPSVPVGAYGSAVSARSKRRSEAKAFAKWLWVDRTDFQQDFALSYGFHIPARISLAKKAEQLQSGPAADAVRFATDHGYAEPLLWTTADRTAYQDALSRIIKDGANPESELKTVVRKVNAELQRARKK; from the coding sequence ATGACGGAGATCGACAGGCGGAGGCTGTTGGCGGCCGGCGGTGGGGTCGCCCTGGCCGCGGGGCTGGCGACGGGGTGTGGGTCCAACACCGGGCGGGGTGGCGGTGGTTCGGGGCCGGAGATCAGCCAGTGGTACCACCAGTACGGTGAGACCGGCACCGAGCGGGCCGTGAAGCGGTATGCCGCCGCGTACAAGAAGGCCGGGGTGCGGGTGCAGTGGCGGCCGGGGGATTACGACCGGCAGACGGCGGCCGCGCTGCTCACCGACTCGGGGCCGGACGTCTTCGAGGTCAACGGGCCGCTGCTGGACCAGATCCAGGGCGGGCAGGTCGTCGATCTGACGGCCGAGGTCGAGCCGGTCAAGGACGACTTCCACCAGGCCGTGCTGGCGCCGAAGATCTGGCAGGACAAGATCTGGGGCATCCCGCAGGCCGTGGACATGCAGGTGCTCTATTACCGCAAGAGCCTGCTGAAGAAGGCCGGGGTGCAGCCGCCGCGCACGCTCGACGAGCTGGTGGACGGGGCGAAGAAGCTCAGCGACAAGAAGGCCAAGGGGCTGTTCCTGGGGAACGACGGCGGGGTGGGGGTGCTCGGTGGGACGCCGTTGTTCGCCGCGGGGCTGAGCCTGATCGGTGCGGACGGCAAGGCCGGGTTCGACGATCCGGCCGCGGCGCGGGCGCTCGGGAAGATCCGGCAGTTGTACGCCGACAAGTCGTTGCTGCTGGGGGCGCCCACGGACTGGTCCGATCCGGCTGCGTTCATCCAGGGGCTGACCGCGATGCAGTGGTCGGGGCTGTGGGCGCTGCCGCAGATCAGGAAGGCGCTGGGGGACGACTTCGGGGTGCTGCCGTTCCCGAAGGACGGGAGCGGAGGAAAACCGTCCGTTCCGGTGGGCGCCTACGGCTCCGCGGTCAGCGCGCGGAGCAAGCGCAGGTCGGAGGCGAAGGCCTTCGCGAAGTGGCTGTGGGTGGACCGCACCGACTTCCAGCAGGACTTTGCGCTGTCGTACGGGTTCCACATTCCGGCGCGGATCTCGCTGGCGAAGAAGGCCGAGCAGTTGCAGTCCGGCCCGGCGGCCGACGCGGTCCGGTTCGCGACCGATCACGGCTACGCCGAGCCGCTGTTGTGGACGACCGCGGACCGTACCGCCTATCAGGACGCGCTGAGCCGGATCATCAAGGACGGCGCCAACCCGGAGAGTGAGCTCAAGACGGTGGTGCGCAAGGTCAACGCCGAGCTTCAGCGGGCCAGGAAGAAGTGA
- a CDS encoding immunity 49 family protein has translation MIKIPRHDFPTRNIHRILEVTTPKLQKKIEGISEDPEWITSALDSAALVLNLRCADDPTAAKIETWESCVTAMQVGSALFASARASTETVECLIDHERRTVPTGALPWVDAGNWLTAFWLACVCREKGRLNELCQVPVSLLRNSGAVFDAYIYDWVEALQAYWLQQPQLGDKLVAAVDGTDPDVIRHTDAGGVLRLMYPPMNLLTQLVRGDAEKFNAELAKALEWHKDHWTRDDREFNPEGFISLGLTAVTCLARDAGFTITVESEYLPEGLLDAEWVGEFPT, from the coding sequence ATGATCAAAATCCCCCGGCATGACTTCCCCACGAGAAATATTCACCGCATCTTGGAGGTAACGACCCCGAAGCTACAGAAGAAAATTGAGGGCATTTCAGAAGATCCGGAATGGATCACCTCGGCGTTGGATTCTGCGGCCCTGGTGCTCAATCTGCGCTGCGCCGACGACCCGACAGCCGCAAAGATTGAGACATGGGAATCCTGCGTCACAGCGATGCAGGTGGGCTCCGCGCTCTTCGCCTCGGCGCGGGCAAGTACCGAGACCGTTGAATGCCTCATCGATCACGAGCGGCGCACCGTCCCGACCGGTGCCCTGCCCTGGGTGGACGCCGGCAACTGGCTCACGGCCTTCTGGCTGGCCTGCGTATGCCGGGAGAAGGGGCGCCTGAACGAGCTGTGCCAGGTCCCGGTATCGCTCTTGCGGAACTCCGGCGCGGTATTCGACGCATACATCTATGACTGGGTCGAGGCCCTCCAGGCCTACTGGCTACAGCAGCCCCAACTCGGCGACAAGTTGGTAGCCGCCGTGGACGGCACCGATCCCGATGTCATCCGGCACACCGATGCGGGAGGCGTCCTTCGCCTCATGTATCCGCCGATGAACCTGCTGACGCAGCTGGTTCGTGGTGACGCGGAGAAGTTCAACGCCGAACTCGCCAAGGCGCTGGAGTGGCACAAGGACCACTGGACCCGTGACGACCGCGAATTCAACCCGGAAGGCTTCATCTCCCTGGGCCTCACAGCAGTCACCTGCCTCGCACGTGACGCAGGGTTCACCATCACGGTCGAGTCCGAGTACCTGCCCGAAGGACTGCTCGACGCCGAATGGGTCGGCGAATTTCCCACATAA
- a CDS encoding carbohydrate ABC transporter permease, with product MLGPQRRNLWFWVFVGPFAIGLGLFTYVPLAWSVYLSFFDAHNTVSPAGSDFVGLGNYATMLTDDAFLGSLGTFALFTVFIVPATYALSLALALMVNRLRFAQAFFRSVFFLPTACSYVVAAVIWKLSIFNGVRFGLANTVLGWFGADQTAWLSTTDPPWYWLVIVTVRLWLQAGFYMILFLAGLQRISPQLYEAAAVDGARPGWQTFRHITFPQLRATSVAVVLLLVINAFQGFDEFYNLLSDARGYPPYARPPLVYLYYTALGRDQNLGLGSAGAVILALIIAVATVVQARWFGLGRKEE from the coding sequence TTGCTCGGCCCGCAGCGGCGGAATCTGTGGTTCTGGGTCTTCGTCGGACCGTTCGCGATCGGACTGGGCCTGTTCACGTACGTGCCGTTGGCGTGGAGCGTCTATCTGAGCTTCTTCGACGCGCACAACACGGTGAGTCCGGCCGGGTCGGACTTCGTCGGGCTGGGCAACTACGCGACGATGCTGACCGACGACGCGTTCCTGGGAAGTCTCGGCACGTTTGCGCTGTTCACCGTCTTCATCGTGCCGGCCACCTACGCGCTCTCGCTCGCGCTCGCGCTGATGGTCAACCGGCTGCGCTTCGCCCAGGCGTTCTTCCGGTCGGTGTTCTTTCTGCCGACGGCCTGCTCGTACGTGGTCGCGGCGGTGATCTGGAAGCTGTCGATCTTCAACGGGGTGCGGTTCGGGCTGGCCAATACCGTGCTGGGGTGGTTCGGCGCGGACCAGACCGCCTGGCTGTCGACGACCGATCCGCCCTGGTACTGGCTGGTCATCGTGACCGTACGGCTGTGGCTCCAGGCCGGGTTCTACATGATCCTTTTCTTGGCGGGGCTCCAGCGGATCTCTCCGCAGCTGTACGAGGCGGCGGCGGTGGACGGGGCGCGCCCCGGCTGGCAGACGTTCCGCCACATCACCTTTCCGCAGTTGCGCGCCACGTCGGTGGCGGTGGTGCTGCTATTGGTGATCAATGCGTTCCAGGGGTTCGACGAGTTCTACAACCTGCTGAGCGATGCGCGCGGCTATCCGCCGTACGCCCGGCCGCCGTTGGTCTATCTCTACTACACGGCCCTCGGACGGGATCAGAACCTCGGGCTGGGCAGCGCGGGTGCGGTGATCCTCGCGCTGATCATCGCGGTGGCGACGGTGGTGCAGGCCCGCTGGTTCGGCCTCGGCCGCAAGGAGGAGTGA
- the ppdK gene encoding pyruvate, phosphate dikinase — MFLAVRAARRRGVSAVPETQDPHVTQPSSAKFVYDFTEGNKDLKDLLGGKGANLAEMTNLGLPVPPGFVITTEACKVYLDSGTEPAALRAEVSEHLDALEQKMGKKLGQADDPLLVSVRSGAKFSMPGMMDTVLNIGLSDASVSGLAAQAGDERFAWDSYRRLIQMFGKTVLGVDGELFEEALEEAKQAKGVRVDIELDAADLKSLVAHFKDIVAKETGRDFPQEPREQMDLAVRAVFDSWNTDRAKLYRRQERIPGDLGTAVNVCSMVFGNLGPDSGTGVAFTRDPASGHQGVYGDYLQNAQGEDVVAGIRNTVPLADLEQIDKASYDQLMQIMETLETHYKDLCDIEFTIERGKLWMLQTRVGKRTAGAAFRIATQLVDQGLIDEAEALQRVNGAQLAQLMFPRFDLGAKSEMIGRGIAASPGAAVGKAVFDSYTAVKWSRSGEKVILIRRETNPDDLNGMIAAEGILTSRGGKTSHAAVVARGMGKTCVCGAEELEVDTKSRRMTTQDGTVIEEGDVVSIDGSSGKVYIGEVPVVPSPVVEYFEGRMHAGADDADELVKAVHRIMAYADRVRRLRVRANADNAEDAARARRFGAQGIGLCRTEHMFLGERREMVERLILADTESDRDAALSQLLPLQKADFIELFESMDGLPVTVRLLDPPLHEFLPDITELSVRVALAEARKDANENDLRLLQAVHKLHEQNPMLGLRGVRLGLVIPGLFAMQVRAIAEAAAERKNAKGDPRAEIMIPLVGTVQELEIVREEAEQVIAEVEKAHGVNLKLTLGTMIELPRAALTAGQIAESADFFSFGTNDLTQTVWGFSRDDVEASFFTAYLEKGIFGVSPFETIDKDGVGSLVRNAVAAGRATRPDLKLGVCGEHGGDPESVHFFHEAGLDYVSCSPFRIPVARLEAGRAAAESKGSDSR, encoded by the coding sequence ATGTTCCTCGCCGTCAGGGCAGCCCGTCGGCGAGGAGTCAGTGCCGTGCCGGAAACACAAGATCCCCACGTAACCCAGCCTTCGTCCGCGAAGTTCGTGTACGACTTCACCGAGGGCAACAAGGACCTCAAGGACCTTTTGGGCGGCAAGGGAGCGAACCTTGCCGAGATGACCAACCTGGGACTTCCCGTCCCTCCCGGCTTCGTCATCACCACCGAAGCCTGCAAGGTCTACCTCGACAGCGGTACCGAGCCCGCGGCACTGCGTGCCGAGGTCTCCGAGCACCTCGACGCCCTTGAGCAGAAGATGGGCAAGAAGCTCGGCCAGGCCGATGACCCGCTGCTCGTATCGGTGCGTTCCGGGGCGAAGTTCTCCATGCCCGGCATGATGGACACCGTCCTCAACATCGGCCTCTCCGATGCATCGGTTTCCGGCCTCGCCGCGCAGGCCGGCGACGAGCGCTTCGCGTGGGACTCCTACCGCCGCCTCATCCAGATGTTCGGCAAGACCGTGCTGGGCGTGGACGGCGAGCTCTTCGAGGAGGCGCTGGAGGAGGCCAAGCAGGCCAAGGGCGTCCGCGTCGACATCGAGCTGGACGCGGCCGACCTCAAGAGCCTGGTCGCGCACTTCAAGGACATCGTGGCCAAGGAGACCGGCCGCGACTTCCCGCAGGAGCCGCGCGAGCAGATGGACCTCGCCGTGCGCGCGGTCTTCGACTCGTGGAACACCGACCGCGCCAAGCTCTACCGCCGCCAGGAGCGCATCCCCGGCGACCTCGGCACCGCGGTCAACGTCTGCTCCATGGTCTTCGGCAACCTCGGCCCCGACTCCGGCACCGGCGTCGCCTTCACCCGCGACCCCGCCAGCGGTCACCAGGGCGTCTACGGCGACTACCTTCAGAACGCGCAGGGCGAGGACGTCGTCGCCGGTATCCGCAACACGGTCCCGCTCGCGGACCTGGAGCAGATCGACAAGGCGTCGTACGACCAGCTGATGCAGATCATGGAGACGCTCGAAACGCACTACAAGGACCTGTGCGACATCGAGTTCACCATCGAGCGCGGCAAGCTGTGGATGCTCCAGACCCGGGTCGGCAAGCGCACCGCGGGTGCCGCCTTCCGGATCGCCACCCAGCTCGTCGACCAGGGTCTGATCGACGAGGCCGAGGCCCTCCAGCGGGTCAACGGCGCGCAGCTGGCGCAACTGATGTTCCCGCGCTTCGACCTGGGCGCGAAGTCCGAGATGATCGGCCGCGGCATCGCCGCCTCCCCGGGCGCCGCGGTCGGCAAGGCCGTCTTCGACTCGTACACCGCCGTCAAGTGGTCGCGCTCCGGCGAGAAGGTCATCCTGATCCGCCGGGAGACCAACCCCGACGACCTCAACGGCATGATCGCCGCCGAGGGCATCCTCACCTCCCGCGGCGGCAAGACCTCGCACGCCGCCGTCGTCGCCCGCGGCATGGGCAAGACCTGTGTCTGCGGCGCCGAGGAGCTGGAGGTCGACACCAAGTCCCGCAGGATGACGACCCAGGACGGGACCGTCATCGAGGAGGGCGACGTCGTCTCCATCGACGGCTCCAGCGGCAAGGTCTACATCGGCGAGGTGCCGGTCGTGCCGTCCCCGGTCGTGGAGTACTTCGAGGGCCGGATGCACGCCGGCGCCGACGACGCCGACGAGCTGGTCAAGGCCGTCCACCGGATCATGGCGTACGCGGACCGGGTACGCCGGCTGCGCGTACGGGCCAACGCCGACAACGCCGAGGACGCCGCCCGCGCCCGCCGGTTCGGCGCCCAGGGCATCGGCCTGTGCCGCACCGAGCACATGTTCCTCGGTGAACGCCGCGAGATGGTCGAGCGCCTGATCCTGGCCGACACCGAGAGCGACCGGGACGCGGCGCTCAGCCAGCTGCTGCCGCTCCAGAAGGCCGACTTCATCGAGCTGTTCGAGTCGATGGACGGGCTGCCGGTGACCGTACGGCTGCTGGACCCGCCGCTGCACGAGTTCCTGCCCGACATCACCGAGCTGTCGGTGCGCGTCGCGCTCGCCGAGGCCCGCAAGGACGCCAACGAGAACGACCTGCGCCTGCTCCAGGCCGTGCACAAGCTGCACGAGCAGAACCCGATGCTGGGTCTGCGCGGTGTCCGTCTGGGCCTGGTCATCCCCGGTCTGTTCGCGATGCAGGTACGTGCGATCGCCGAGGCGGCCGCCGAGCGCAAGAACGCCAAGGGCGACCCGCGTGCGGAGATCATGATTCCGCTGGTGGGCACCGTCCAGGAGCTGGAGATCGTCCGCGAGGAGGCCGAGCAGGTCATCGCCGAGGTCGAGAAGGCCCACGGCGTCAACCTCAAGCTCACCCTCGGCACGATGATCGAGCTGCCCCGCGCCGCCCTCACGGCCGGTCAGATCGCCGAATCCGCCGACTTCTTCTCCTTCGGCACCAACGACCTCACGCAGACGGTCTGGGGCTTCAGCCGCGACGACGTCGAGGCCAGCTTCTTCACCGCGTACCTGGAGAAGGGCATCTTCGGCGTCAGCCCGTTCGAGACCATCGACAAGGACGGCGTGGGCTCCCTGGTCCGCAACGCCGTCGCGGCCGGCCGGGCCACCCGCCCGGACCTCAAGCTCGGTGTCTGCGGCGAGCACGGCGGCGACCCGGAGTCCGTCCACTTCTTCCACGAGGCGGGCCTGGACTACGTCTCCTGCTCCCCGTTCCGCATCCCGGTCGCACGCCTGGAGGCGGGCCGCGCGGCCGCGGAGTCCAAGGGCAGCGACAGTCGCTGA
- a CDS encoding carbohydrate ABC transporter permease, protein MHDALTRAGRALRVVVLIALALLFLIPFYLLVRNGLATERDITAPGWTFFPHTLQWSNLTEVFRDPNLPLGRALLNSILIAVSTTAGTVLLASLAGYGLARIPYRRANVVFYAVLGTLMVPAAVTFVPSFVLVSTLGWISTLRGLVVPTLFSAFACFIFRQYFLGFPKELEDAARVDGLGYWRTYWRIVVPNARPVFAAVGTIVFIGAWNAFLWPLVIGQDQEAWTVQVALSTFTTAQNLNLHELFVAAAVSIAPLVVVFLLLQRYIVAGVERSGIDD, encoded by the coding sequence ATGCATGACGCGCTGACCAGGGCCGGGCGCGCCCTGCGGGTGGTCGTCCTGATCGCCCTCGCGCTGCTGTTCCTGATTCCGTTCTATCTGCTGGTGCGCAACGGCCTGGCCACGGAACGGGACATCACGGCACCCGGCTGGACGTTCTTCCCGCACACGCTCCAGTGGTCGAACCTCACCGAGGTGTTCCGGGACCCGAACCTCCCCCTGGGGCGGGCGCTGCTCAACTCCATCTTGATCGCGGTGTCGACGACTGCCGGGACGGTGCTGCTGGCCTCGCTCGCGGGCTACGGCCTGGCGCGGATCCCGTACCGGCGCGCCAATGTCGTCTTCTACGCGGTCCTGGGGACGCTGATGGTGCCGGCGGCCGTGACGTTCGTGCCGAGCTTCGTCCTGGTGTCGACGCTCGGATGGATCTCCACACTGCGCGGGCTGGTCGTCCCGACGCTGTTCAGCGCGTTCGCCTGCTTCATCTTCCGGCAGTACTTCCTGGGCTTCCCCAAGGAGCTGGAGGACGCGGCGCGGGTCGACGGGCTCGGCTACTGGCGGACGTACTGGCGCATCGTGGTCCCCAACGCCCGCCCGGTCTTCGCCGCCGTCGGCACCATCGTTTTCATCGGGGCCTGGAACGCCTTCCTGTGGCCGCTGGTGATCGGGCAGGACCAGGAGGCCTGGACGGTGCAGGTGGCGCTGTCGACGTTCACCACCGCGCAGAACCTCAATCTGCATGAGCTGTTCGTTGCCGCGGCCGTGTCGATCGCCCCGCTGGTGGTGGTCTTCCTGTTGCTCCAGCGGTACATCGTCGCGGGGGTGGAGCGCAGTGGGATCGATGACTGA